From Bacteroides uniformis:
GAGGCGCATGTCGGCTATTTCTCCCCATTCGCGGGTCAAGGCTTCGCAATAACCGTTTTTCACGGGGTCGAAGCTATGCTCTTCGATGGTCTCGAACAAGCGGATGGCATATGCCAGCGCTTCATCATCGCCCGTGGCACGAGCATATTCACTCAGCCCGTAGATGGCGAACCCCAAAGCATAAATCTGCTTCTTGGTATCGAGCGGATTGCCTTTATAGTCGAGAGACCAGTAAACTCCACCAAATTCATTGTCATAGAAACGGTCGATAAGAGTACGTTTGGCACGCGTAGCCGTTTCCAGATACTCCGGCCTCTTCAGCAAGCGGTATGCAGCCGAGAAGGTCCACAAGATGCGGGCGTTCAGGATTGCCCCCTTTTCTGCTTCGGGCTTCACCTCCTCCCGGCCCGTGATACGGCCGTAGAAACCGCCGTTCACTTCATCCGTCATTCTATTTATCCAGAAGGGGAGGATATTGGAAACCAGCTCCTCCTCCATCTCCTGTTTCATCTTCTTGATATCCACAAGTTTTTGAGTTATGAGTTATAAGTTATGAGTTATTCTGCTAAAGGTTCTCACGGCGCTCTTTCAGGTCTGCATTGATGGCTGCCATACGCGTCTTATTCAATGGATAGATGAATACGACAACGATGGAAAGTGCGGCTATCGCAGCAGGAATAAAGCTCATCAGATACTTCAAGCCATCCAGCGCCTCGGGAGTCTGCACGGCATTCTCTGCGGTATTGTAACCGAAGAATGCCAACAGTGCCATTACTGCCCAGCCTGCAAATGCACCGCCAAACTTCTGCGCCATAGAACCGGAAGAGAATATCAGCCCCGTAGAGGATGTGCCATCCTTTTGCTCGGCATAGTCCGCCACATCCGCATACATGCTCCAAATCAACGGAGATACGATACCGGTGCAGATGGAGATAAGCACCTGGAAAATCATCATCAGCCACCATCCCAGCCCGTCATTCGGCACAAAGAAGAAGAGCACGCTGAGCACTACCAGGCACACGAGCGAAATGATATAAGTGGACTTCTTTCCAAACTTCATGGACAGAGGCACAGCCAGCGCCACACCAATCATATTACACACTTCACCCACCATCAGGAACAAGCCGGCATACAATACCAGATTGAACACCCCGAAATCGAGGAATGCATTGGCACTGATATAGTCCTTGAAGAAGTAGGCGGCAGTAGCTCCGCGTACCGTATTGAAGAAATTCGACAACAACGCCGCACCATTCAATATCCACCAAGGCGAATTGCGCACCAGTGACTTCACATCCTTACCGATGGATTCGGACGCCACACTCTTGACATGCTCGCGCGTCATGCTAAAGCAAAACAGAAAACCCAAAAAGCAGAGCGTGGCAATGCATACCATGGCATATTGCCAACTGGAAGCATTGCTATAGTCCATTGATTTAAACCAATTACACAATGGCTCCCATGCTCCCAAAGCGATAAAACTACCTCCGTATGCAAAAAACATACGGTAAGAAGAGAAAACCGTTTTTGTGTTCGAATCATCAGTCATTACTCCCAACATAGCCCCGTATGGTACATTGATTGCCGTATATACCGTCATCATCAAGATGTAAGTGACATAAGCCCATACCAGCTTACCCGTTGTCCCCATGTCGGGCGTTGTAAAAAGTAAAATCCCGGCAATGGCAAAAGGAGCTGCAATCCACAACAAATAAGGACGGTATTTACCCCAACGCGTATGAGTACGGTCTGCAATGACTCCCATCATCGGATCGGACACTGCATCCCAAATACGTGTCACCAGCATCAGCAATCCTGCATCAGCCAAGCTCAAGCCAAAAATATTCGAATAGAAGAACGGTAAGTAATAGGAGAATATTTTCCAGAACATAGAGGAAGACATATCCCCGAAACCATAACCGATTTTCTCTTTTAGTGTTGCCATAGTATGTTGTATTTTTATTATTTCATTATCTGCAAATTCTTGTCTATCAGCTTCTTCAACGTTTCTACCGAAGCTGATGAAGACAAGCCGTCAGCAGGCGTATTCATGCAATAGTCCACCAGCTTATCAATGGTAGAGGTAGCCACATGCATCCGCGTGTCGGAAGAAGCGTAGTAGATGAATACTGTTCCGTCTTCGTCGGCAATCCAGCCGTTGGTGAAAAGTACATTGCTTACGTCACCTATACGCTCCTCACCCTCGGGTACCATAAAGGCCCCACCGGGAGTGGCAATCAGTTTCGTCGGGTCTTCCAGGGAAGTCATGTACATATAGAGCACATAACGCAATCCGGCGGCACAACCGCGGACACCATGAGCCAGATGCAACCATCCTTTCGGAGTCTTGATGGGATGCGGACCTTCACCATTCTTCACCTCCTTGATGGTGTGATAGTAGCGCTGGTCGATAATCTTCTCTTCCTTCACCTCAGCATGGGTTATGTCGTCCACCAGCGCCCAGCCGATACCACCACCGCTGCCGGCATCAATAAAGCCATCCTGCGGACGGGTATAGAGGGCATATTTGCCATCTACAAACTCCGGGTGCAGCACTACGTTGCGTTGCTGGCTCTTGGTCTTCAGGTCGGGCAGGCGTTCCCAGTTCTTTAAATCCTTGGTGCGGGCAATGGCAGCTGTAGCCGTAGCCGAGGACAAATCACCGGCAGGCGCATTGTCGTCGTGGCGTTCGGCGCAGAAGATACCGTAAATCCAGCCGTCCTCATGAGCCGTGAGGCGCATGTCGTATACATTCGTTGCCGGAATCGCGTCTTCGGGCATGGTGATGGGATAATCCCAGAACCGGAAATTATCAATGCCGTTGGGACTCTCGGCTACGGCAAAGAACGACTTACGGTCAGCGCCCTCTACACGTACCACCATCAGATACTTGCCATTCCACTTAATGGCCCCCGAATTCATGGTCGCATTCATACCGATACGTTCCATCAGGTACGGGTTGGACTTCTCATCCAAATCATACCGCCAGAATACAGGTGTATGAGCAGCCGTCACTACCGGATATTTATAGCGGGTGAATATGCCATTGCCGTCTTCCACGGCCACATTCTTTCTCGTAATCAACTCTTCGTGTCTCTGAAAGAGCCTCTCTACCTTTTCTTTAAAAGCTTCCATGTCTGTTATATTGATTGTTTGTTTATTGATACAGATTTACATCAGCTGCAAACAGCGTCTTGGGATTGTTATAGAACTCCACAAAATCCTCCGCAGATGTCTGTCCCGGATAGGGGGCATAGTAATGGGTCACCTTTTCACGGGCATTGCGCCACACCAGCACATAGGCAAGCGGATATTTCTCCAACGCAGGCAGCAGAGTACCAGTCCACCATTTGGCATCGGGAATTCCTTCGTAACCGGTTTCGGTCACAGCAATCACCTTATTGTGTGCTTTCCCTACACTGTCGATAATGGAAAGTGCCCTATCCATCCCGGCAAGATAGGCATCCCGATCGAACTGATAGGTATCGAAACCGATAACGTCTATCAACTCATCGCCCGGATACTTCTTCAAATATTCCGTCGTGTCCTTGGGTTCCGTGCCCGGAGAGTAAGCATAAAGTGCATTGTCCACTCCTTTGGCCTGCAGAGTATCCACTGTCATGTGCCACAATGCCTTATACTCTTCAGGGGTACACAGTTTTTCGCCCCACCAGAACCAGCTGCCGCTGTGTTCGTGCCAGGGACGGAAAAGTACGGGTATCTTCACGCCGTCCGCCGTCTTCAACGAATGAAGGAAATCGGCCACTCCTCCCAACCAGCCGGCAAATTTCTGGTGATTCTCGCCACCAGGCAAGATGGACTTCACCACCGTCGTATCCGATACATCCCAGGCATCACCGCCCGTCTTGGGATTGCGCGCATGCCAACTGAGCGAAACCATGCCGCCCCGCTGATACTGATTGATTATCTCTTTCCTGATTTTATCGAAGGGAACCTTATCCAGATTGGCGGCATTCCCAAGTTCCAGCTCTCCCAAATCAAAGCTGATAACAGCCGGATAGTCGCCACACACGCTTTTCACATCCGAACGGCCTTCCTCACCTTCCCAGCCGATACCATATACCGTATCGTCATGATGGCCGAGCATGATACCTTTGGAAGGGATTTTTTTCAAGTTAGCCAGTAAGTTCTCCGTTTCCTGCGTACGCGCAGCAGCCGTCTCTTCATTCACACTCTGTTCTTTCTTGGAAGAACCGCAGGCGGTCAACAGACTTGCCGCCAGAATCATCATAGCAAATTTTACTTTTCTCATATCCATGTTTTTCAATCTGGTATTGTTATTGGTAACACTAATTCCTGGCACAAAGATAGCGGATTGCACCAAGAGAAAATGATACAATTTTATCCCTTTACTGTATTAAAAAGCAGAATATAAAAAACGTATCATCTAACTTTCACCGGAACGCGCTTCCGCGAGACAATTCCCCGTTCCACTTTCCGGCGTTCCAGCTTCACCGGTTCGCTTGTAAAATCGGGAACATTGTACGAGTAGACCAGACGGTCGTAATACTCCCAAGGATTTTCCTGAGGAAGCAGGAAAGGCTTGCCCACCACCCCATTCTCATCCATACTTGCCAGATACAGACGGG
This genomic window contains:
- a CDS encoding MFS transporter, coding for MATLKEKIGYGFGDMSSSMFWKIFSYYLPFFYSNIFGLSLADAGLLMLVTRIWDAVSDPMMGVIADRTHTRWGKYRPYLLWIAAPFAIAGILLFTTPDMGTTGKLVWAYVTYILMMTVYTAINVPYGAMLGVMTDDSNTKTVFSSYRMFFAYGGSFIALGAWEPLCNWFKSMDYSNASSWQYAMVCIATLCFLGFLFCFSMTREHVKSVASESIGKDVKSLVRNSPWWILNGAALLSNFFNTVRGATAAYFFKDYISANAFLDFGVFNLVLYAGLFLMVGEVCNMIGVALAVPLSMKFGKKSTYIISLVCLVVLSVLFFFVPNDGLGWWLMMIFQVLISICTGIVSPLIWSMYADVADYAEQKDGTSSTGLIFSSGSMAQKFGGAFAGWAVMALLAFFGYNTAENAVQTPEALDGLKYLMSFIPAAIAALSIVVVFIYPLNKTRMAAINADLKERRENL
- a CDS encoding glycoside hydrolase family 130 protein produces the protein MEAFKEKVERLFQRHEELITRKNVAVEDGNGIFTRYKYPVVTAAHTPVFWRYDLDEKSNPYLMERIGMNATMNSGAIKWNGKYLMVVRVEGADRKSFFAVAESPNGIDNFRFWDYPITMPEDAIPATNVYDMRLTAHEDGWIYGIFCAERHDDNAPAGDLSSATATAAIARTKDLKNWERLPDLKTKSQQRNVVLHPEFVDGKYALYTRPQDGFIDAGSGGGIGWALVDDITHAEVKEEKIIDQRYYHTIKEVKNGEGPHPIKTPKGWLHLAHGVRGCAAGLRYVLYMYMTSLEDPTKLIATPGGAFMVPEGEERIGDVSNVLFTNGWIADEDGTVFIYYASSDTRMHVATSTIDKLVDYCMNTPADGLSSSASVETLKKLIDKNLQIMK
- a CDS encoding glycoside hydrolase family 26 protein; the protein is MRKVKFAMMILAASLLTACGSSKKEQSVNEETAAARTQETENLLANLKKIPSKGIMLGHHDDTVYGIGWEGEEGRSDVKSVCGDYPAVISFDLGELELGNAANLDKVPFDKIRKEIINQYQRGGMVSLSWHARNPKTGGDAWDVSDTTVVKSILPGGENHQKFAGWLGGVADFLHSLKTADGVKIPVLFRPWHEHSGSWFWWGEKLCTPEEYKALWHMTVDTLQAKGVDNALYAYSPGTEPKDTTEYLKKYPGDELIDVIGFDTYQFDRDAYLAGMDRALSIIDSVGKAHNKVIAVTETGYEGIPDAKWWTGTLLPALEKYPLAYVLVWRNAREKVTHYYAPYPGQTSAEDFVEFYNNPKTLFAADVNLYQ